One stretch of Rhodospirillales bacterium DNA includes these proteins:
- a CDS encoding ATP-binding cassette domain-containing protein produces MTLPPALLEIENVAVHFSGLVAIADLNFRVPEGRIFSLIGPNGAGKTTAFNVITGFLKPTSGRVLYRGHDLTRLSPDRIARLG; encoded by the coding sequence ATGACTCTTCCGCCCGCCTTGCTCGAAATCGAGAACGTGGCCGTTCATTTCAGCGGCTTGGTGGCGATCGCCGACCTGAACTTCCGCGTGCCCGAGGGACGCATTTTCAGCCTGATCGGTCCCAACGGCGCGGGCAAGACCACCGCCTTCAACGTCATCACCGGGTTCCTGAAGCCGACCTCGGGCCGGGTGCTCTATCGCGGCCACGACCTGACCCGGCTTTCGCCCGACCGCATCGCCCGATTGGG